Below is a window of bacterium DNA.
ATATTAAAAATTTTATTTTTGGTTTGCATCTCACAAGAAAGTATAAATGCCTCCACTACATCATCAATATAGATATAATCGCGAACTACCGTTCCATCACCCCAGATGATAATAGGTTCTTTGTTCTTTACTTTATTAAGGAAAACATCTATTGCTCCTTGTTGCCGAAATGTGTTAAGTCTGCCACCATAAAAATTGGAAGTGCGTAAAATAACATAATCTAACTTATAGAGATGATGATACATATAAAGATATTTTTCTATTGTAAGTTTAGTAATACCATAGGAACATAAAGGATATGTCGGATGTAACTCTGGAATTGGTAAAGTTTGGGGAATACCATAGACAGTACCTCCTGAGGAAGAGAATATAATTTTTTTAATCTTTTGTTTTCTACAGACTTCAAACAATTGGATTGAGCCTATAACATTACTTTTAAGGTCATAGGCAATGTCTTCCATCGAATCCTGAGGGACTACTGTACAGGCTAAATGGAATACAAAGTCCACATCGATAACCGCAGATTGGATGACAGAAGGCTTAGTAAAATCGCCTTTTATTAACTTAATCTTATCCAGGAATGGAGTTAAATCAGGATATTCTTTATGAGGTAGCTCTAATATTCTCACTTTATAGTTTTTTTCTAAAAGCCTTTTGGTTAAGTGTGATCCTAAGAAACCGCCTCCTCCAATAATTAAACATTCATTCATCAGATAATTCTCCTGAAAATGTCTATAAGTCATTGATTTGCAAGAACGTACAAATTTCGACTAAAAAGCTTTTTCCCCACCACGAAGACACGAAGAATTAAACAACAAATCTCTTAATTTCCTTTAATTCTTTCTTCGTGAACTTCGTGGTTCCTTCGTGCTCTTCGTGGTTTATTTTCATCTCCCTTTGTGAGCCGCAGGTTCATGAGTGTTCTTCTGAAAATAGGAAGTAGAAAGTAGAGAGTAGAAAGTAGAAAGTAAAGAAAACATCACTCCTCACGCCTATCTCCTTACCTCCCACCTTCTATCTCCTACCCCTATTTTCATCCTCCTTTGTGTCCACCCTGTGGACATGTCCGTTTCTCCTGAAAATAGTTTTTAGCCACAGATAAACGCAGAAGGACACAGATTGATTTAGCCACTGAATACACGAAAACTCACTGATAAATTATTATAGAAGT
It encodes the following:
- a CDS encoding NAD-dependent epimerase/dehydratase family protein, with amino-acid sequence MNECLIIGGGGFLGSHLTKRLLEKNYKVRILELPHKEYPDLTPFLDKIKLIKGDFTKPSVIQSAVIDVDFVFHLACTVVPQDSMEDIAYDLKSNVIGSIQLFEVCRKQKIKKIIFSSSGGTVYGIPQTLPIPELHPTYPLCSYGITKLTIEKYLYMYHHLYKLDYVILRTSNFYGGRLNTFRQQGAIDVFLNKVKNKEPIIIWGDGTVVRDYIYIDDVVEAFILSCEMQTKNKIFNIGDGKGTSLNELLNIIRKVTGKEFEIQYKQGRPYDVPINVLDIKRAKQELCWQPKVSLMDGILYSWQEIKLAS